The Candidatus Scalindua japonica genome includes the window GGATATATCGAGAGATTTAATCCTGCACTGGAGGCAATAAAAGAACTTGATGTTTCCATAAAATTTATAGAATGCCACAGGTTGAGTCCATTTACGTTTCGTTCCGCCGATATAGGCGTAGTTTTGGATTTAATGATTCACGATATTGATATTATTTTATATCTTTCAAAGTCTAAAATAAAAAAAATTGATGCTGTTGGTGTAAATGTTATAGCTGATAAGGAAGATATTGCTAATGCTCGCATCCAGTTTGAAAATGGTTGTGTCGCAAACATCACGGCAAGCAGGGTCTCTTTCGAGCCGATGAGAAGGATTCGTCTTTTCTCTGAAAATTCGTACATATCGCTTGATTATCAAAAACAAGAAGCTCTTATTTACAAAAAATCTCCAAAGTTAACTCTGAAATCTATTGACCCTGAAAGAAAAGGGGTTTCTAGCATCACAGATCTTAAAAACTTTTCATTTGGCGATATGTTAAAAATAGAACGAATAATAATGAACAACCAGGAACCATTGAAAAAGGAACTGGAATCATTTATTGACTGTATAAAAAATGGTAAACAGCCGGTAGTTTCAGGTGAAGAAGGAATAAATGCCATAAAAACAGCTGCGGTAATAAGAGAAGAGATTAACAAAAATTTAAAATTAGCAAATATTAATTTATCAGAAAAATCGGTATGAATGTTTCTTGTTTTCTCTTAAAAAGCAGTTCAGGCAATGAAATAAAAGAAATAGCATTGACCCTTTGCTGAGAAGCTATTTATAGCAGTATTTTATTTAATAATTATACTTGTACATATTCTTTTATTTGATATAATACAACGCTTTCGAGACGAGACAGTATTTTTATATAAGGAGTTGAATTTGCCAATAGTAAATCTTCAAGAATTAGTAGATGCCGGCTTTCATTTTGGACATAGAACCAGTCGATGGAATCCCAAGATGAAGTCTTTTATTTTTGGAAAGCGTAATCTGATCCATATAATAAACCTGAAGGAAACGGTCAGGGGCTTGATTACCGCTTATAAGTTTCTGACAAAGATTTCCAGTAGTAAAAAAGAGGTGCTCTTTGTAGGCACAAAATGGCAGGCAAAGGATGCTATTGTCGCCGAAGCTCAACGTTCAAATATGCATTATGTTTGCGAAAGATGGCTTGGTGGTACGTTAACAAATTTTGAGACAATTCGTAAACGGTTGAAAAGATTAGAAGAGCTTGAAGAGCTGGAAGAAAATGGTTCAATTCATAACTATAGTAAAAAAATAATATCTTCGCTCACTCGTGAGAGGAAAAAAATCACTAAAAACCTTGAAGGTATAAAGAATATGAATAAGTTGCCATCTGTGTTGGTTATTGTAGACCCAAAGAAAGAACACATAGCAATGAAAGAAGCTATAAAGATGGGGATACCAACAATTTGTCTGACGGACACAGACTGTGATCCTGATCTCGTAGATGTATGTGTGCCGGGAAACGATGATGCGATCAGGGCTATCAGGCTATTCCTAAACAAAACAGCAGATGCAATTTTAGAGGGACAACCTTCAGCAAAGACAGAAGAAAACAGCAAGGTATTACAAGAAACTACTTAAAAAGTACCATCCGCCTAAATAACATCTTGTAACAGTTGAAACCTTCCTCGACATGATCGTTATTATCAATAAAAACTTAAGGTAAATATATGGAGTTACGGTACAATGGCTATTGATGCGTCAAGCGTAAGAGAATTAAGAGATAGAACGAGTGCAGGTTTTCTTGACTGTAAAAATGCACTTGAAGAAGCAAATGGAGATTTTGAAAAAGCAGGTGAAATCCTGAAAAAAAAAGGTTTGGCCAAAGCCATGAAGAAGGGATCACGCGGAACTCCAGAGGGCCGTATCGGTTCGTACATACACACTAACGGTAAATTAGGAGTTTTGATTGAGGTAAATTGTGAAACCGATTTTGTTGCCAAGAATGACGTTTTCGCAGATTTGCTGAAAGATCTTTGTATGCATATTGCGGCAACTGACCCGATGGCGGTAAGCAGGGAAACTGTTCCTCAGGATGTAATTGATAAAGAAAGAAAGACATACAGCGAAGAGTTTAAAGATAAACCTGACAATGTAAGAGATAAAATAATTGATGGCAAGATGGAAAGTTTTTTTAAAGAAGTTTGCCTGATTGATCAGCCTTTTGTAAAAGATAACGATCGGACAATAGAAGATTTGTTGAAAAGTGCAATTACAAAGCTTGGTGAAAACGTTAAGATTAGTCGTTTTGCAAGATTTGCGATTGGAGAATAGAATTATTGCGATAAAAAAGCATAAACGTGTTCTTTTAAAAATTAGTGGTGAGGGGTTTTGCTCTGAGAGCTCATCAGTAATAGATATTCCAAAGTACGATCTAATTGCAGAAGAAATTAACAATGCAAGGGATGCTGGAGTTGAAATTGCCGTAGTTGTAGGTGGAGGGAATATATTAAGAGGTTCAGCATTGAGCCAGTCAGGTGTCGAACGCACGCGTGCTGATCAGTTAGGAATGATCGCAACCAGCATTAATGCAATTGTCCTGCAGGACTCACTTGAAAAACTTAAAATACCGGCAAAAGTATTAAGTGCTGTTGAGATACAGGGTATCGTTGAGTCTTATACCATACATAAATGCCGGAACTTCCTTGAAAATGGTTTTGTTGTTATTCTTGCCGGTGGAACAGGCAGCCCTTTTTTTACAACTGATACAGCGGCTGCCTTGAGGGCAATAGAAATTGGTGCAGATGTTTTTCTTAAAGGAACTAAAGTCGACGGAGTATATACTGATGACCCTGTTTCAAATCCGAAAGCAAGGAAATATGAAAAATTAGAATATATGGATGCGCTGAGCAATAAGTTAGATGTGATGGATTCAACTGCTATATCTCTAAGTATGGAAAATAAACTCCCAATAGTCGTGTTCAGCTTTAGGAAGAAGAACAATATCAGTAAGGCTATAATCGGTCATAAAATAGGTACTTACGTAGGAAATCACAATGACGTCAGCAGAAATACAAAATGAAACTAAGAGAAAGATGGAGAGATCTCTTGAACTGTTAAAAGAAGAGTTTAAGAGTATCAGAACAGGCAGGGCGACACCAGGTCTTGTTGAAAATGTTAAAGTTAGTTGTTACGGTTCGTTAACTCCAATTAAACAAGTTGCAAATATTTCAGCGCCGGAACCGCAATTGATAGTCATCAGTCCTTATGATCCTTCAATTATAAAGGACATTGATAAAGCTATTTCACAATCCGACCTCGGATTAACAACAAATACTGATGGAAAGATTATCAGGGTTCCCATACCTCCTTTAAGTGGAGATCGGAGAGAAAAGATTGTGACTCAAATAAAGGATATGACTGAAACAACCAAAATTTCTGTCAGAAATATAAGGCGTGATGCAAATAAACACATTGATAAAGAGGAAAAGGATTCAGTATTAACTGAGGATGAAGCAAAAAAGGCAAAGGATCAGATACAGAAGTTTACGCACGAAAACGAAGCTAAAATAAATGAGCTTTTAAAGCAAAAAACAGATGAAATTTTAACAATATAAATTCACAGGGGGGGCATAGCTCAGTTGGTAGAGCACCGCCCTTTTAAGGCGATTGTCGAAGGTTCGAGTCCTTCTGCCCTCACATTTCAAACATAGTAAATTCAGGCCCCATCGTCTAGCCTGGCCTAGGACACCGGGTTTTCATCCCGGCAACAGGGGTTCAAATCCCCTTGGGGTCAAATATTAAAAGGCTTGTACTTGTTATCAAGGTACAAGCCTTTTTGCGTTCATAGTTATTGACAAACGTGAATGAATAAGGTAAGACAAAAGAGAAATTCCTATATAATGTAATTGTGATCTTATGACAGGTAAAAAAAAGCGTAAAAATATCTGTATTAACTGTTATAATCAACATGGTTGTTTGACTGATGAACCTTTATGTTTACTTTTGAAACGTGAGGATGAGGAAAAATCTCTTTCCGGAAAGGTAATTATGGGAAGAAGGGGTTTGCTTGAAGATTGTAAAAAATGCTCACATTTCAGATTGTGCTGGACTGAAGATGTCTATAGAAAAGCGATAGATAAATAAAATATTTTAAACCTTGCCATAACATTTTATATAAAGTAAAAATGGAACAGGAAGGAAAGAACATTATGAAAAAATTCTTTATCACGAGTCTATTAATTGTGGTAGCAATTCTGTTCTGCTCAATAACAGAAGCGTCAAACTGGAAGACTGATTTTGAAAAAGCGTCGTTAGATGCCAAAGCCTCCGACAAGTACATGCTGCTTGACTTCAGTGGCTCTGATTGGTGTGGTTGGTGTAAAAGATTGGAACAAGAGGTATTTTCCCAGGACGCATTCAAGGATTTTGCTGAAAAGAACTTCGTGTGTGTTTTAGTTGATTTCCCACGTGCAAAAGAACAGACAAAGGGATTAAAGCAGCAAAATCAGGATTTGGCAGATAAATACGGAATAAAAGGGTTTCCGACTATAATTATTCTCAGTCCGGATGGCGAGCCTGTTGCCAAGACCGGATACTTGCAGGGGGGGGCCAGGGAATATGCCCGGCATTTAGAGAAAATCATAGAAGAATATAAGGCAAAATAATAATACCAGTAATTTTATTCATTCATTTTCCATAAGGGTAATCCTGTTTCTTGGTCTAATCCTCTTTCGAACATTGGTCCGTTTAAAACCTGTATTACAACTTCACAGGCAAATATTATAGTTCCAGGAGCAAGATGACCGCCATAAGCATGGCCGTCCTTGTCCGAGAGAGTTATATGGGCATGAACAACAGGTACCCCATCCTTAATCGAGATATTTCCTGTTAAAGTAGTAATCTCAAGCGTTTGGTTAAGGTCATAGAAATGATACTCTTGAACATGCTGGTTGTAATATCCCAGCCTGGCTTTCTTGACAGCTCCCAGCGCTTCAACACGTCCCAGATAAATATCATGATCAACACATATTTTTGTAATTTCTTCTAATAGATCTGCTCCATGAGCGAGCTTCCCCATTAATAATTTTGCTGCTTTTACTTCACGAATTATGGCCATAATGATAATTTTGATAAAATAGCGTCATCCGGGTAAGGGCTGTTTTGTCAAGTTGATTACAGTGGTTAAAACACGGATTGTTCTTCTTGCTCATCTTCTTCAGCGTTTAAATCATCCTGTTCTTCTTCTTTTTTATGCGCTCTGTATGTAAAATATATATATCCACCGATTATTGCACAGATGATTGATGCGAGTATTGTAAGTTTGTTTTCAACGCTGTGGATGGTGGCAAACGCTTCTGCTTCATCAATTTCAACCAGTAACGCCCAGTTAATAAAATTAAGATTAAGCGGCGTGTATGCACTTAATACCGGTACTCCTCGATAATCTTTAATAATTTTCTTGCCAACATACCCCTCAAATGCCTCTCTGGTTGCTTCTGTATTCACCTCTTTTTGAAGTATTGTCGGTGTTACTGAAAATCTTGAATTAGAACGCATAAAGCCATCGTCACCTACAAGATACATCTCACCAGTCTGTCCAAGGCCGGCTCTTTGTGTCAAAATAGTGTCCAGATGGGCAAACGGGATCTCGATAACTATAACACCCAATAAACTTTCAGCTTCAAATATAGGAGCGCCAAAATAGGCAGTATAGTCATTAATCTTATCATTCCAGTAATAGTCCGCAAAGCCTACATCTTCCAAAGCTATCTTAAACATATTAGCAATTCTGTGTTCTTTAAACTCTCCGACAAACAGATCTGTTCCGCTGAAATCCTCCCTAAGTGCCGAATAAATCACACTTCCTTCTTTATCAATAAAAAATATATTGGCATAGCCATATGCAGATACATAATATTCCATTAGTGGCTGGTAGATACTTTTTATTTTTTGAAATTGCTGGTTAGCAAGGCCATAAGCGTGAAAAGCACCGGATAGCCTGGTAAAGCCTTTGGCTATAACCGGATTCCTTGAGAGGACGTCTATATCACCATATCTTTCGTTAAAATAATTCCATATCTGAAGCTTCAGAAGATCTCTGGTAGTGATGAGGTGGTTGAAATAATTATCTTTGATAGCACGTTTATAAGAACTGTAACTAATGAAGGGTACGATCAAAAAAAATGTTAAAAGTGCTATTGATATTGCTATTGTTATCTTTTTTCCCATAAGCTTGTAAATGTCAAATAGTTATTCTTTTTTTTTGGATTTAAGATTAATTGATTCTGGCATCCAAAGATCGGCACCATTTTGTTGATTAACTGATATGTGTACAAAACGAAAAACTGACTAGAATGTTAATGGTATATATTTTTGACAGAATGTCAAGGTTTAGTTTGCAATCTTTTTATTACCTATCCTTGATTTTCTTCGCAATTCATGATACTTTCTTTCTTTGTCGAAATATATGTTTTATGAAGACTGCAAGACAGGCAAGACAGGAATTTGCCAAAGTATTTAAATAATTATTCTTTTAGTAATTAGGGAAAGGGGATATCTCATGAATAAAGCCGCTTTTTACAAAATATTACTTCTCGGTACGATTTGTATCTGTGTTCTTGTTGGAGTCAAGAGCGCTTCTGCAGACTCTATCCGAGCAGATGTTAACGCGACGTATGTACCGGGGTTCAACAGATACTGTTTTCAAATAACCAATGACGACCAGAACGAGCCTGATCCAAAGTATCATACCGAGCACATTGCTTCGGTAACGGTAAAATTCATTTCCAGAGACGCAACGGCTGCCGATCATAGATTCAGGAACAATGTTACGGGACCAAACCTGTGGGACTCAAAAGTTACAATACGTGGTAAAGAGCAGCAAGTTGTCTGGACATATGGTGGATACTTTGGTGCAGGTAGTAAAACTAAATTTACCGTTGAAAAACCTGACGCAACAATCAAACCCGGAAACCGTTCCGATATTTTCAGTTTCATCATAAACGGAGAGATCACGGTAACAGATGTTGAGACAGGCTATCAGGAATCACCTGGTTTTTTCAGAAGCCACTCTAAAATATCTAACCCGTTTGGTGAAAAAATTTTAACCGATGACAATGACATAGACTTTTTGCGAGATAAAGACGGTGACGGAATTGCGGACATATATGATGACAATCCGGATAGTACCAAATGAAATTAAATAATTTCAGTAAAAACAAGCACCAGTAATCTCTTCTATTATCCGGACAATACAAAAATATTATCATTTCACGATTTCCTGCCTGTGATACAACAGTAAACAGGCAGGTTCAATTAAAGAAGTTGTTAAATCCTGATTAAGGATTACCTCCTCAATGTGTAAACAAAGAAACAATGCTGTTTTCTACTTTGTTACTATTGTAATAACTAAAAAAACTGTTGATAAATTTTGATCAGGGTTTCCTTAAGATGGATGTTCAGGTGGTTTTATCTGGATGACTTCCCAAAATATCTATTAGTAAGTGATAATCGTGTTATAAGCCTATCAGGGTTGGTGTAGCCACCTGAAATGCTTATATTCAAAATTCAGTTTTTTCCTGTTGTACAATGTTTTAATATTTGATATAAACACGTTAATAATACTGTGTTTAGCCGTGATTATTTCCTGATACTTGTAGGCATGAAGTAAATTCTTATCCATAAATATTATTGGGGGGGGGTAGCTGTGTATATGGTATCTACTAAAAAAACGGTTCAGTGCTCAAACATATTCTTACAAATAAGGGCCTTGGTAATGTTTGGATTAGGACAACCAGGGCTTTTTTTGCTTATATGTTCGAAGAGAAAAAAATAATAGGATATGTGGATGAGGACATGAACGTGGACAACCATTAAGGAGTAGTTTAAGGAGACCTTGACGCAGAAGATAGTTTATGCCGATTCTATGCGGCAAGGTTTTTTGCTTTAAATTTACAGACTAAAGATCCAGTCACCTAATGCAGGCTTACATTTTATTGAAGGAAAGGGATACAAAAAATGGCTCAAACTATAATGATAATAGATGATGACCAGGTATTTCATGACCTATATGCTGAAATGCTGGAAGATACTGATTATAGACTCCTTCATGCCTATGATGGAGATGAAGCGTTGTCAAAATTGGATGAGGAGAAACCTGATTTGTTTATTCTTGATTTACTGATGGATATGATGACTGGTGATACAGTCCTCTTATATTTAAAGAGTATGCCTGAATGTGAAAATATTCCAATTATTGTCATCAGCGGCCAGTCCAGACGAGGCTATAAGAACTTAAAGGATGTGGATCCAAACCTTACATTTCTAGACAAAACTGTTTCAAAAGAGAAACTGCTTCAGGAGATCAAAGCCAAGATAGGTTAGTAAACATTATTTTCCTGATTCAGATTCTTCTGCAAAAAATGTTTTTTTGTTATTAACTGGGTGTATAGGAATTTCAATTTTATAACACTTCGCTTCGCTCAGTGTGACGTCATCCTGAGTGCCCGCTCGTATCAGATCGGGAGCCAAAGGATAATCTTTTGTCGCGATTGCGACTTAACTGATTGTTTATAAGAAAACGATATCAAGCCCCTGTTAGTGTAACCGCTGATAGTGTAATTTGATTCCTATATAAAACATTCATGCAAAAGATATTTTTTGTTGTTTCCATATTTACTAACAGTTTCCTCAATATATCTCTGGCTTTTTCTGAAGAGGTTTCACCGGAAGAGGTACAAGATGAGATTCAGACAATCTCAATCCTGCCAAATAAGACAAATAAAATCCTGGAAGAGATAAAATGGCTCCAGGCAGAGGCCGTAATTACCATTGCGACAAAACATAAAACATTCATCAGTAAAGCTCCAGGTATAGCGACGGTAATAACCTCCAGGCAGATAAAACAGATGGGGTCCAGGACGTTGATAGATGTTTTGAAAATAGTACCCGGTTTCTCTATCTCTATGGACGAAACGGGCGAAAGCGAGATTGCCGTAAGAGGGGTTCTGGACGATGCTTCACAAAAGATTAATGTCTTAATAGATGGACACTCTATCAATGACGTCTGGAGGGGTGGAGCTATGTGGAATTTCAATGACCTTCCGGTTGAAAACATAAAAAAGATAGAGGTCATCAGGGGACCCGGTTCAGCCCTGTATGGACAAAACGCCTTCCTTGCCGTTGTCAACATTGTTACAAAAGACACTGAAGATATAGACGGTTTTCAGGTAACCACAAGCGGTGGGTCTTTCAGTACTCAAAATTATAACTTACTGTTCGGCAGGGAATACGGTGATCTGAAGGTTTCAGGATTTCTTGATTATTTCGATACTCAAGGTTTCAGCAAGAAGATCGAACAGGATATTCTCTTCCCGAATTCATTCTCAAAAAGTCCCGGACAATCACAGAACAGGAAGGAAAAGACAGACCTTAACCTGAAATTGTCATACAAAAACCTGGAAGCCAGGGTTAAGTATATGAAGAAAAGGAGAAAGGACTATATCGGTGTCAATAATGCTCTCAATGATGAATCTGTCCTGAGGGACACCTATATATTTTCTGAGCTTACTTATAAGTTATCACTTGGGGAGAGGTTGCATATAGCCCCCAAAGTGTATTATGACCAGTACAACTATGATCCTTTTTTTGAACAGAGGCCTGACGGGTTTGTAGACAGAGTTGGTCGTCTCCATCCTGATGGTATGAAAGGGAGGTTGCGGTTCAAGCAGAGGACTATTGGTTTTGATAATCAGGTTAACTATAAAGCGTTTGAAGGGAATGAACTGACATTTGGTTTCCAGTACGAATGGATTCACCAGGGTGATATACATTACGGGGCAAATTTTAATCCTGCAACATTTGCGCCGCTTCCATTAGTTACTGATTTCAGCGCTGACCTTCCTTTTACAAGAAGAGCAACAAGGCAGATATGGGCGCTTTATCTTCAGGATGAGTGGAACATTACAAAAGATATTGATTTGACTGTTGGAGTGAGACATGATCAGTTTACGAGGTTTGGAGGCACGACTAATCCAAGGGTGGGGTTGATATGGAGGTTTATTGAGGACGCGCACTTGAAGCTGTTGTTTGCCACTGCATTTAAGGCTCCCAGCTTTCAGGAGTTGTTTCTTATGAATAATAGTGTCAAAGTTGGTAACCCTGATCTTGACCCTGAGAAGATTAACACCTTTGAGGTTGGAGTGGGTTACAATGTTAACAGTTATTTAAGGGCCAGCATAAATTACTTTTTTAATCGAATAAGAGACAAGATTATCGTGGACACGGGTAATCCCAGGCAATTTCAAAACAGTGGAGGTGCCAGGATACAAGGGATAGAAGCGGAGCTGAAAGCAGATTTTGGAAAAGACAATTATATCTTTGCCAATTACACCTTTCAGGATGCAGAAGAGACGAGGAACAGGAACCGTTTACCGGATGTGCCGGTACATAGTGGTAATATTGGTATAAATATTGGATTCAGGAAATATATCAATGCTAACATGAATACATTTATCAGTGGGCCACGACCGAGAGAAGATGGAGATACCAGACGGGATATTCCCGGGCAAGCGCTGGTAAATTTAACGCTTATTGGAAAAAATATTGTAAACAATGTTGAAGTAAGGGGATCAGTATTTAATCTTTTTGACAAAAGTTATGATGATCCTGCACCAAAAAATACAGTTCCTACCGATTATCCCCAACAGGGTAGGTCATTTATTATTGAGCTACGATATGAGTTTTAGACTGTATATGATATCTAAAGCCCAGCAAACACGAAATGATGAAAAGTTTTAATAAATATCTACAACGTATCGCTGTCTGCTTGCTGTCTTGCGTCATATTGTTGATATCTACTTCAATATTTGCCAACAGTCCGTGTACAATCTACTTCTACAATCCGGAAACTAATATCAATAATTTTGCATCTCTCAAGGTCGAGTTTGACAAATATCTATCAAGCTATGGCTCTTTTCAGTTTCAACCATTCAGTGATAGTAAATCTTTTGAAAAATTTATAGCAGGAAGAGATGATGGTGTCTTTCTCATGTCCAGTTGGCACTTTTGTCAACTAAAAAGAAAATTTCCCATAGATATACAAGCCAGGCTTGTTGGCATTTCAAAGGGGAAGTCAACTCATGAAAAAATCTTAACTTCAAACAATAATATTATAAATATTGATTTATTGAAGGGTAAGACTGTTGCTTCTTCAAGCAATGAGGATTACACAAAAAATATTCTTATCCAAATGCTGGGAGAAGAAAAAAGAGATATCATTGATTCAATAGAGATATTAACCGTACCTAAGGATATTGATGCTTTGATGGCTGTTGGTTATGGAATGGCTGACTCTGCACTAACGACGGAGAGCAGCCTGGCTAAGCTGGCGGCAATTAATCCCAAACAATGTGACTTTCTGAGAACGTTGGCAAGAAGCAAGGAAATATTACTTCCAATAGTAGCGGTTCCGGAACAATCTGATGAAAATATTGAGTTGTTGTTAACAATTATTGAAAAGATGGAAGCGGTACTGGATGGTAAAAAGAAATTAAGAATGCTTGGAATGGACGGGTGGAAAAGATTGGGAAAATTAGAAAGGAAATATCTGGGAGAATGATGAACGGATCTTTCAAAAAAATAGCAAACGGATTGAGAACAAATATTCTTTGTAAAAGGGGGATATATTGTTCCGTATTGCTAATGCTTTTTATTTATACATTCTTGCCATTTTTCGTGTCAAATACTCTGCATGCCAGGGAAGGTAAGGGCATTATAATCCTTAACTCTGACATGTCTATCTACAAATACTCTCTGGCACAATCAGAACTAAAATCAAAAATAACTAATCTGAAAGGTGAAATTGACCTGGGTAGTAAGTGGATAGATGAAAAAAAAATAAAGAAAACGATCTTTGAAATAAACCCTGATGTAATCTATTGTATCGGATCGAAGGCCTATCAGATGGCTTACAAACTTGCAGGAGAAAAGAATATAGTTTTTTCTCTGGTGATTAACTGGCGTCGCCATCCCATAAATAAGTCAACTTACGGTGTTTCAAATGAACTTCTTCAAGGTATACAGTTGATGATGTACCGTTACTTCTTTCAAGATCTAAGCAAAATAGGGATATTGTATAGCGACACATATAATAAGGAATGGTTTGATGATGCCGTTGAGAGTGCAAAAGATGTAGGGATAAGTATTATTGGTAAATCTATCAGCAAACCTGAAAAAATTAATTCGGCTTTGAATAAATTATTACCGAAAGTAGATGCGCTCTGGTTAATTCCTGATCCAATTGTAATTAGCGATATAGAATCAGTAAATAAACTATTTATACAATGCCAGGCTGCTGGGAAGCCAATTTACACTTATGAAAAAGCCTTTGCCGATCTGGGCGCTACTCTAATTATGTCTGCTGATATTACTACTACGATCAGACAATCTGCTGGAATGGTTTCCAGTATAATAGAAGGTAGGAAAATTGAAGAAAAGGTACAAAATCCAGCCGGTTCTTATATTATTTTAAATATGAAAAAGGTAGAAGAGTACGGATTAAACTTAAATATAGACGCTTTAGATTCGGTAAATGAAATTGTTAGATAACTTCATGTTTTTCCGTTAATAAATATATGAAAGATAAATATCGTATAAAAAAAAGTATTCGTTTGAAACTCATTTCAACTATGATAGGTCTCATTATTGGCCTGCTTTTGATGCTGAGTTACATCCATCTTTCAACTGAAAAAAGGACTTTGTCCAGAGAGTTGGATACTCTTACTACCCTGATGAGAGAAAAGCTTATTGAAAGGGGAAAAATGCTTTCTGATAGTCTGGCTCGTCATACTGAGAATGGTATTGCGTCCTTCAATCTTTCTAATGTAACAGAAATAATAACTAAAGCGGTTAGCGAAGATAAAGAGCTTAGTTATGCCATATTAATGGATTTTTCCCGTAAGGCTTATATTCATACCTCAAAACGGGAACTCCAGCAGGAAGAACTTGTGGATGAGGCGGCTTATTTCGCGGCCAGTCAGAAACAAGCAACTATTAACGAATATAAGAAGGACGGGAATACGTTCTTAGAGTTTGTAGTGCAGATTTATGCAGGTACAAATCCATGGGGAGTGCTCAGACTGGGTTTTTCGCTGGAATCCCTTAATCAAGAGATAGTAAATATGAAAAAAAAATTGTTGAAAGAGTCTAGAAGAATTGTTGTTTGGACTATCATGACGTCAGCCATTTTTATTTTAGTGGGTGGGATAATAGTGTTTATAATATCAAGCAGGCTGTCAAAGCCACTCATAAGTTTGACGAAATCAGTTCGTGAATTATCCAGTGAGAACTTCAGCTTTTCGGAGAAAATTCTGGTTAAATCAGAGGATGAGGTAGGGGTTCTTGCCGGTGCATTTGTTGAGATGTCAAAAAGGCTGGAATGGTCGTACAAGAAATTAGAGGATTACAGCAGGACACTGGAGCAAAAAGTAGAAGAAAGAACAATTGAGTTAAGAGAAGC containing:
- a CDS encoding Gfo/Idh/MocA family protein, with translation MEKLKVAVIGTGHLGKEHARIYSEIPEVDLIGVVDTNKDTGEAVARRCKTTYYSSFKDILTKIDIASVVVPTRSHYKITKELLNNGIHVLVEKPMTGTVSEAEDLIRLSKQNSIILQPGYIERFNPALEAIKELDVSIKFIECHRLSPFTFRSADIGVVLDLMIHDIDIILYLSKSKIKKIDAVGVNVIADKEDIANARIQFENGCVANITASRVSFEPMRRIRLFSENSYISLDYQKQEALIYKKSPKLTLKSIDPERKGVSSITDLKNFSFGDMLKIERIIMNNQEPLKKELESFIDCIKNGKQPVVSGEEGINAIKTAAVIREEINKNLKLANINLSEKSV
- the rpsB gene encoding 30S ribosomal protein S2, producing MPIVNLQELVDAGFHFGHRTSRWNPKMKSFIFGKRNLIHIINLKETVRGLITAYKFLTKISSSKKEVLFVGTKWQAKDAIVAEAQRSNMHYVCERWLGGTLTNFETIRKRLKRLEELEELEENGSIHNYSKKIISSLTRERKKITKNLEGIKNMNKLPSVLVIVDPKKEHIAMKEAIKMGIPTICLTDTDCDPDLVDVCVPGNDDAIRAIRLFLNKTADAILEGQPSAKTEENSKVLQETT
- the tsf gene encoding translation elongation factor Ts, producing the protein MAIDASSVRELRDRTSAGFLDCKNALEEANGDFEKAGEILKKKGLAKAMKKGSRGTPEGRIGSYIHTNGKLGVLIEVNCETDFVAKNDVFADLLKDLCMHIAATDPMAVSRETVPQDVIDKERKTYSEEFKDKPDNVRDKIIDGKMESFFKEVCLIDQPFVKDNDRTIEDLLKSAITKLGENVKISRFARFAIGE
- the pyrH gene encoding UMP kinase; translated protein: MENRIIAIKKHKRVLLKISGEGFCSESSSVIDIPKYDLIAEEINNARDAGVEIAVVVGGGNILRGSALSQSGVERTRADQLGMIATSINAIVLQDSLEKLKIPAKVLSAVEIQGIVESYTIHKCRNFLENGFVVILAGGTGSPFFTTDTAAALRAIEIGADVFLKGTKVDGVYTDDPVSNPKARKYEKLEYMDALSNKLDVMDSTAISLSMENKLPIVVFSFRKKNNISKAIIGHKIGTYVGNHNDVSRNTK
- the frr gene encoding ribosome recycling factor, translated to MTSAEIQNETKRKMERSLELLKEEFKSIRTGRATPGLVENVKVSCYGSLTPIKQVANISAPEPQLIVISPYDPSIIKDIDKAISQSDLGLTTNTDGKIIRVPIPPLSGDRREKIVTQIKDMTETTKISVRNIRRDANKHIDKEEKDSVLTEDEAKKAKDQIQKFTHENEAKINELLKQKTDEILTI
- a CDS encoding thioredoxin family protein, whose amino-acid sequence is MKKFFITSLLIVVAILFCSITEASNWKTDFEKASLDAKASDKYMLLDFSGSDWCGWCKRLEQEVFSQDAFKDFAEKNFVCVLVDFPRAKEQTKGLKQQNQDLADKYGIKGFPTIIILSPDGEPVAKTGYLQGGAREYARHLEKIIEEYKAK
- a CDS encoding PPC domain-containing DNA-binding protein yields the protein MAIIREVKAAKLLMGKLAHGADLLEEITKICVDHDIYLGRVEALGAVKKARLGYYNQHVQEYHFYDLNQTLEITTLTGNISIKDGVPVVHAHITLSDKDGHAYGGHLAPGTIIFACEVVIQVLNGPMFERGLDQETGLPLWKMNE
- a CDS encoding cache domain-containing protein — protein: MGKKITIAISIALLTFFLIVPFISYSSYKRAIKDNYFNHLITTRDLLKLQIWNYFNERYGDIDVLSRNPVIAKGFTRLSGAFHAYGLANQQFQKIKSIYQPLMEYYVSAYGYANIFFIDKEGSVIYSALREDFSGTDLFVGEFKEHRIANMFKIALEDVGFADYYWNDKINDYTAYFGAPIFEAESLLGVIVIEIPFAHLDTILTQRAGLGQTGEMYLVGDDGFMRSNSRFSVTPTILQKEVNTEATREAFEGYVGKKIIKDYRGVPVLSAYTPLNLNFINWALLVEIDEAEAFATIHSVENKLTILASIICAIIGGYIYFTYRAHKKEEEQDDLNAEEDEQEEQSVF
- a CDS encoding response regulator, which gives rise to MAQTIMIIDDDQVFHDLYAEMLEDTDYRLLHAYDGDEALSKLDEEKPDLFILDLLMDMMTGDTVLLYLKSMPECENIPIIVISGQSRRGYKNLKDVDPNLTFLDKTVSKEKLLQEIKAKIG